The following is a genomic window from Amaranthus tricolor cultivar Red isolate AtriRed21 chromosome 10, ASM2621246v1, whole genome shotgun sequence.
ACAAAGatgaaacaataataataataataataataataataataataataataataataataataataattattattattattattattattattattattattattattattataatagagTATATACTTTCGGTTGAACATGATTAGCTATAAACTCTAAAAACTTTTCCACAAACAGTTCCAAAAGtcatcaaaatcaatcaataaCGAACCAAAACAATACACTTACCTTCACCACAAGGAGCCTTCCTTGTTGTAATCCTCAGAACCTTTGTAGGCATCCTTACAGGTCCCTTAACCCTGAGACCCTTGTCCTTAGCACCTCGTACAAGATCAGCACATACTACACAATACATTAAGAGAATCACAATCAAAATCCTATGCAACATTTGGAATTACATGATCGGCatcacagaaaaaaaaaataatcaacgtTTCAACAATAACATCACCCTAAAATAAAAGCTCAGTTCCCAAATACAATCACACATTTACAACTCACATTCTAATTAAACAATCTGATACACTTCAAAATCATACACATAATTACCCAAATCAAATAGCAATCAGATCATGAAACAACATGGAAATCGTTCAACACAACATCAATTaactaataaacaaaaattcacaaaaattcCACATACCAAACAAATTATCTATATCACAATTAACTACAATTATAAACCTATACAACTAAAAACAGTTATTGATTACcataatagaaaatttaaatttttaaaaactaaaattcgCAAAATCAAACACTCTATTTTTATGGAatcaaaaacataaacattTACCCTTCTCGAGATTCTTAACGTTCTTCGAGGAAAGAGTGATTCTTATTTTATGGATTTGCTCTACAGCTTCCTCCATCCCTGGCTTTGTCTGCTTCATAGCGTACGCCATTTTCTGATACCTTCAATCTGTTGAAAAGCTGAAATTTAAGAAGGAAGAAAGTGATTATTGGCAACcaatcaacaaagaatgaagAATACAAAGATTGAGATCAGATGTACACCTTTTGGATTAGAGAAATTGCTTCCAACAGGTAAAAATTCAGAGTTCGGCGGCCTAGAGCTATTCacaaaatgaaaagaaagagTGTAATAGGAGTCGATTTATATATTCTAGGCTTAGGGTTTTAGTTTTCCGGCCCACTAAATAAATGATCGGATTTAGAGTATAAGTTCTTAtgaaaaattgaacaaaatgaattttaagcgttttttagttTAAGTCTTAGTTATGTTAATATGAACTTTTGAAATTgttgagtgaaaaaaaaaaattaattaaataaacgaagttttaaaaatatctcaaaagtaagcgtccaaaccctAAAgttgtgctttggagctgttcgcagttactaactgcgaacagtatATAAGAAAaactagttgttcgcagttattaactgcgaacagctattttgtcttttacagatgttcgcagttagtaactgcgaacagctaattaactttttttcctttatttttgagttgttgtttgttgtaattgcactagagacattagaataggtaattacaagtcgatgtatctttaaggcggcatgattaatcgccaaaactccgatcattcataagtcaaagtttaggggctatgataaagtaattaaacatgtatatacagcaaaatatatacaaatgtgtgtaatatacaagtcaattaaaatatatatatatatatatatatatatatatatatatatatatatatatatatatatatatatatatatatatatatatatatatatatatatatgtacatagtcgatccaaatacacaaaaggtaATCGTTAACGCTCACGAACCCTCATCTAccttatccaactgagttggtctccttcgcctcctacgatggtaagaggcgttcgcgtgacgctctggcagtggaggggactggtactgtgatggctgtgatggcccagcctgcgaggtccccgcagcGTCAACGGGATATGAATGATCCATCTCCTTCAAATGGTAGTCATAAGAAGGAGAGCATGCCATGTGTGTATGGGAGGTAGTTGGTGAGTGCTgtgcagcgacttccggtatgaagtgctggaactgcgagccgaagagcatgccatgcgcaatctccctcaccggctcctcctggctgtaccgcatcacgtctgccgcaccttgtgcctgcaattaatatttagataatgtaacattttattatttaattggcaacttaatcaaataaatgcaaatgaagacttacaaattgggtcatcgtaggcgcagcaggtgcgtaatgtgctgcttcCAAGATGGCAcatggtgtcatccatcggcgcgtgatagagaggaaccacggcatatagtcaggtgtagtaggtgcgccgacaacatcgatcggcgcaccttgtgcAAGCAGCTCAAGTCTATGATCCCAATGAGCGATGTGGCGCCtgttgatctccatccagtttgCCCCGGCTTGATTTCTTCGCGAAATTAGGTGCctctgtaccaacccatattggcgcattacgcgctctagtagatgtacttcgacaatgtcgaagcatatgagtggcacagaagccctccacgccccggaatgaatccccgagtgtttgagtacagctgcgtaggcttccgctgggtatgggtcccacaaaaactaaaatacatgttttgaaaaaggtaagtgatatgttgattaaattgtactaatgttaatgagtactgaaatgtttacctggttgggtcgtagGAGGTCTAAttgatctcggtagaatcctAGACCGCTGCCGGTGTGCTTGCGCGTCCGGCGGGCAAAATTCCACCTTGAACCGTACGCAATATTTGGGCCTAGTTGTGGTGGAGGAGCagtatcaccacgaccaacggttctgtaaggttgggcgataagaatatgctcccacgcccacagctAACGATcgcaaatgtaattagtatgtaattaacCAAATGTTGATgagaattaaatgttattgttattacctgtaatatgactaGTGGTCCTGCAATCTCTTTGACGTTCTTATGGGCAGCACCACAAAGCCTCCTGTACAAGTATCCCAAGGCTGCGAagccccagctatactcggCGATGTGCTCCCACGGGTCGTCAAGTAATGTTAAGTATAGGAGCTATATTTGGTTGCttgttttatcggcaaacaaCACAACACCTATCAAATATAGGATGTACGCCTTGGCGTACTGCGAAATGGTGCCCTCATCAGCATCTCCGGGGAGTTGCGAGAAGGTCTGAACCAACCATGTGCATCGCAAACCACTACCCCTGATCACTTCTGGTGGAGGGCGTTCTCCCAATATGCGATGCACCATGCACCAAAgcgatctttaaccatctgacgtacgacagataccttaatggatgggtctttagcaacacaatttctaataacattgttaatgacagaagatgtcaagAGAATGTGTCCAGCCGACACACTGTCACTACCCAATACACAAGAACTGTGCTTACCCTTATAGGTAACAATACTCCATGAAGATAAATTAGAGTCAAACGTAGCTCTAAGTTTCCACGAACAACCCCGCTTGCACTTCAAGGAAAGGACAGATTGGTTCAAGGTCTCCGTtctgtactccacatttctcccaatatgatacactctgatagcttccaacaatgattccttgttatcaaacatcatacccttctcaaactctccctgttcggtgtatgtggtatcacaagcccaagtcctccatgaTTGGTCCTCCGCATACTCGTTTAAAGGTGGAcagagggcataaggtgtaggaggaatgattgtaggaatgttgcctagagtcatgtcatttgctagcgcatcctcatcgacatccacatcgtcctcagaaggatcgtcaataagctcattactctcattctCATCATCCCAAGGTTCCATCTCAGcaatttctcctaagttaaccattgaatcaattggaacttgattcgtagggggttgagaaaaaatacaagatgcggaagaaacgacgggatttacagtttcctgagttaatataggcataggggtaggagttggattagaagcaactacattccctaatggtacttcttctacgtataactccaaagagggaatttgggtggactttgaatgctcccacatcgcatctatagcctcatcatcctcaacaggaaaggcaatAAATTCTCCACTCAAGGcatatttaaaacttatatttacggtacttctagtagggtccaatccaatcttataAGATATAAAACgtctaaagtggttcaaatccatgttcgaattgcaagcaaacaacttacgtcttcccccaacataatgaactttgccattattttctctaatacaaccattccaaaaacacactatagtgacgcgaaatgatgccattttctacattaatacaaagaaaatcaacatcaacatcaactcatgtccatacaagtacattatattcatttgattataatcttttttggtctacaaattattcaaatccataatgtagctaagttcatacatatataatacacataatccaaataacaaatcaattcataagttcacaaataacatttctaataccaacatcaacatcaacattttctaATCAACATCAAATaatacaacaacattacttcaaaatccaacataaagctataaaaacaattagaaattaccttcaatgcttatggatgattaagattagtcttgatttaacaactagaaacctacatttgaaaaaataaacaaatttggttaaaaccctaaaatccaaatatacaccaaaaaaacacaaaaaaatttacctttgcgCAAGCTatagtatcccacactaattttgaagtgccaaattcaAAGAGGATTGCACGATTTGATGAAAtgaatcaatggttttagagggagaaggtgGAAATGTCGAGTGAAGTAGGGTTTGAGAAATGGGATTTTGcgaaaaacagaaactgatCTGATTTTGTAGAtcaggtctgttcgcagttagtaactgcgaacagctccaaagcacagctttggggtttggacgcttacttttgggatttttttaaaacttcgtttatttaattattatttttttttcactcaacaatttcataaattttgttaatattcACTCTTAGTAATATTGGATAATTACTTAAATTGAGTCTAGAAACTCAATTAAATAATTGTCCGATGTTAGTATTACTGGGCGATTGCTGAATTGACTTTTTTGACTTAAATTAAGTAATCATTAACCTAACTTGTTTGATACCTCACCTTTATTAGTATAATTTACTTAGTTCCTTCTCTCTCTAGGATTAGGGTTTCTCTCTAGGTTTCTAGAGTTTTTCTATCGTCTTCTTCGAAAGTCGGATTTCTCTCAATTATGGTTGCTGACATAATTGAACAATGTTCACGTTTAAAGATAGTAAACGAAGAGGATGATATCACTGATTTTGAGGATAAAGAAGATGAAGCCTCGAATGCCAAACTCTCTCTTCATCTCGTTGGTAAATTGCTTACCACAAAACCATTTAATTCAGAGGCTCTCAAACATACCCTACAAGTTC
Proteins encoded in this region:
- the LOC130825385 gene encoding 40S ribosomal protein S20-2-like → MAYAMKQTKPGMEEAVEQIHKIRITLSSKNVKNLEKVCADLVRGAKDKGLRVKGPVRMPTKVLRITTRKAPCGEGTNTWDRFELRVHKRVIDLFSSPEVVKQITSITIEPGVEVEVTIADS